The proteins below come from a single Gimesia alba genomic window:
- a CDS encoding sulfatase-like hydrolase/transferase, which yields MFRTLLSLTVILLLIQPAVSAELKQPNILFIMVDDLGKEWISCYGGEDIKTPAIDKLAATGMKFNNAWCMPQCTPTRVTLLTGQYPFRHGWTNHWDVPRWGASAHFDASQNKMYANVLRQAGYKTCAAGKWQIDDFRVEPQAMYEAGFDEWCMWTGYEAHNPPSAERYWNPYINIKGKGSKTYAGQFGPDIYCDYLIDFIGKHKDQPMLLYYPMVLTHSPLTTTPDNKNETDKRRLFAGMVRYTDKLVSKLVRALDEAGIRDNTIIIFTTDNGTGGQRNHRLGHLVRGGKTKMTEQNGTAMPFIVNCPGTVPEGVETNALADFTDILPTFAELGGGKIPAGRVVDGKSFAPLILGKAKEGPREWIMSMGGGPAKLHAGRVVPALKYDDRVIRDQRFKLWIDSNRKPIKLFDLKTDPWEEQNLIDSHDPVAQQALKQLSSIAAQFPKQDGAPIYKKNPQQKWDQKPGIPGQGKRKKGKKKKN from the coding sequence ATGTTTCGCACCCTGCTCTCCCTGACCGTCATTCTGTTGCTGATACAGCCCGCTGTTTCCGCAGAACTCAAACAGCCCAACATCCTGTTCATTATGGTCGATGATCTGGGCAAGGAATGGATTAGTTGTTACGGCGGTGAGGACATCAAGACACCCGCTATCGACAAGCTCGCGGCGACTGGGATGAAATTCAACAACGCCTGGTGCATGCCACAATGCACGCCGACCCGCGTGACGCTGCTCACCGGGCAGTATCCGTTTCGGCATGGCTGGACCAATCACTGGGATGTCCCCCGCTGGGGTGCCAGCGCACACTTTGATGCCAGTCAAAACAAGATGTACGCGAACGTGCTCCGCCAGGCAGGTTACAAAACCTGCGCCGCCGGTAAGTGGCAGATTGATGATTTCCGCGTCGAACCCCAGGCGATGTACGAGGCCGGCTTTGATGAATGGTGTATGTGGACGGGCTATGAAGCACACAACCCGCCGAGTGCCGAACGCTACTGGAACCCCTATATCAACATCAAAGGAAAAGGGAGCAAAACCTACGCCGGGCAGTTCGGCCCCGATATTTATTGCGACTACCTGATCGACTTCATTGGCAAGCATAAAGACCAGCCGATGCTGCTCTATTACCCGATGGTACTCACCCACAGCCCGCTCACCACCACGCCTGACAACAAAAACGAAACCGACAAGCGGCGTCTGTTTGCAGGCATGGTCCGCTACACCGACAAGCTTGTGAGCAAGCTGGTCAGAGCGCTCGACGAAGCCGGCATTCGCGACAACACAATCATCATCTTCACCACCGACAATGGAACCGGCGGTCAGAGAAATCATCGTCTGGGCCATCTCGTCCGCGGCGGCAAGACCAAAATGACTGAGCAGAACGGCACCGCCATGCCCTTTATCGTCAACTGTCCCGGTACGGTGCCTGAAGGAGTCGAGACCAATGCACTGGCCGACTTCACTGACATCCTCCCCACGTTTGCCGAGCTGGGAGGGGGAAAAATACCCGCGGGACGTGTCGTCGACGGAAAATCATTCGCCCCGCTGATTCTGGGCAAAGCCAAAGAGGGGCCGCGTGAGTGGATCATGTCGATGGGCGGAGGACCGGCAAAGTTGCACGCAGGGCGTGTAGTCCCTGCGCTGAAATATGACGACCGGGTGATCCGCGACCAGCGGTTTAAACTCTGGATCGACTCGAATCGGAAACCGATCAAGCTGTTTGATCTCAAAACAGATCCCTGGGAAGAACAGAACCTGATCGACTCGCACGATCCCGTCGCACAGCAGGCACTGAAGCAACTGTCCTCGATCGCGGCACAGTTTCCCAAGCAGGACGGAGCCCCCATATACAAGAAGAACCCACAACAGAAGTGGGATCAGAAACCGGGCATTCCAGGTCAGGGCAAACGAAAAAAAGGAAAGAAAAAGAAAAATTGA
- a CDS encoding DUF2721 domain-containing protein, which yields MSSTEFWLTPLILLPGVALLIVSTSARFGQIHTEFHHLLDHPDAHAQILSRNLQHRSRLFRDALASLYVSVGLFSLGSLLGGVVNLWRPQSLWFVGGLTIIGIACVVFASLQLFRESLLSLNVIDEHFERVERDCGQD from the coding sequence ATGAGTAGCACCGAATTCTGGCTCACCCCCTTAATCCTTCTCCCCGGCGTCGCATTGCTGATTGTTTCGACATCGGCCCGGTTTGGTCAAATCCATACTGAATTCCATCACCTGCTCGATCACCCCGATGCACACGCCCAGATCTTGTCGCGTAATCTGCAGCATCGTTCTCGACTGTTTCGCGATGCCCTCGCAAGTCTGTATGTCAGTGTCGGTCTTTTTTCACTGGGAAGTCTGCTCGGCGGGGTCGTGAATCTCTGGCGTCCCCAGTCCCTCTGGTTCGTCGGGGGACTGACCATCATTGGCATCGCCTGCGTTGTCTTCGCTTCCTTACAACTGTTTCGTGAATCGCTACTCAGTCTGAATGTCATTGACGAACACTTTGAACGTGTGGAGCGAGACTGCGGGCAAGATTGA
- a CDS encoding N(4)-(beta-N-acetylglucosaminyl)-L-asparaginase: protein MKNRRSFIKNVAGLSASLSLFATMSGQAKEKRAPRRPLILCSRGEEWAEKVLRPGWNVLEAGGDILDAVEKSAQVTELDPEDQSVGYGGLPNEDGVVQLDASFMDGRTHNCGSVGALENIKTPSSVARLVMERTDHIHLVGEGAREFARAHGFKEENLLTDKSRKIWLRWKENLSDKDDRFPPKDGNYDLDKRPTGTINILALDAKGDLAGCTTTSGLFGKLPGRIGDSPIIGAGLYVDNEVGAAGATGRGEEILRTCGSFFVVEQMRAGKSPTEACEALCQRIVKINGGPDKVDFNDKIVAINKDGEAGCASIRGNKNKPPQAAIITTAGVEIIEGSYLIETK, encoded by the coding sequence ATGAAAAACCGAAGAAGTTTTATCAAAAACGTCGCGGGGCTGAGTGCTTCGCTCTCACTATTCGCAACCATGTCAGGGCAAGCGAAAGAAAAACGCGCCCCCCGCCGTCCGCTGATACTGTGCAGTCGCGGCGAAGAATGGGCCGAAAAAGTACTCCGCCCCGGCTGGAACGTGCTGGAAGCGGGAGGCGACATTCTCGATGCGGTCGAGAAATCCGCACAGGTCACCGAGTTGGATCCGGAAGACCAGTCGGTTGGATACGGCGGCCTGCCTAATGAAGACGGCGTCGTGCAGCTCGACGCCTCCTTTATGGATGGCAGGACGCACAATTGCGGCTCTGTGGGTGCACTCGAAAATATTAAAACCCCGTCCTCCGTCGCCCGGCTGGTCATGGAACGGACTGATCATATTCATCTCGTCGGAGAAGGCGCCCGCGAATTTGCCCGGGCGCACGGCTTTAAAGAAGAGAATCTGCTCACGGATAAATCCCGCAAGATCTGGCTGCGCTGGAAAGAGAACCTGAGCGACAAGGACGACCGGTTCCCGCCGAAAGACGGAAATTACGATCTGGACAAACGGCCGACGGGAACCATCAATATTCTGGCGTTGGACGCCAAAGGCGATCTCGCCGGATGCACGACGACCTCAGGACTGTTCGGCAAACTGCCCGGCCGGATCGGCGATTCTCCCATCATCGGCGCAGGGCTTTATGTAGACAACGAAGTCGGAGCAGCAGGTGCCACGGGACGAGGCGAAGAAATCCTGCGGACCTGCGGCAGTTTTTTCGTGGTGGAACAGATGCGGGCAGGAAAAAGTCCCACTGAAGCCTGTGAAGCGCTCTGCCAGCGAATCGTGAAGATCAATGGCGGTCCGGACAAAGTCGACTTCAACGACAAGATCGTCGCCATCAATAAAGACGGCGAAGCCGGCTGTGCTTCAATCCGCGGTAATAAAAATAAGCCACCCCAAGCCGCGATCATCACCACAGCGGGAGTTGAAATCATCGAGGGTTCCTACCTGATTGAAACCAAATAA
- a CDS encoding C45 family autoproteolytic acyltransferase/hydolase has translation MFRFSQLIIVFTIACLSISSTVFAEGYLTSIGTGADQIPVVVVKGTPYEMGKKQGELIREDATQMIQSLMKKVQTAAPERCSNASLDAAWKSIAPHTDPRFKEELRGFAEGTGMSLKMLQRAHAMPVVMDYSCSSIAAWGSATKDGHLYQTRNLDWSMDLGVQDYPCITVYIPKNGVPHVNPTFAGFIGANTGMNAKGIVLSEMGDSPGKDYPFDMNGVHFTTLFRQVMYDADGLEQAIDIFKNAKRMKKYHYVVGDGANLGAVKMLAHAPDLKIWGDNDPNDELAPAVMKNLVYQDEGRGAFGPLQKVYGKIGAPEMIDIACQIPIKGGNILDVVYDATALELWVSYAEKQNEAYQRPFVHFKLKDYLK, from the coding sequence ATGTTCAGATTTAGTCAGCTTATCATCGTTTTTACCATTGCCTGTCTCAGCATTTCAAGTACCGTATTCGCTGAAGGCTATCTGACCTCGATCGGCACAGGCGCCGATCAGATTCCCGTGGTGGTGGTCAAAGGGACGCCTTATGAAATGGGTAAAAAACAGGGCGAGCTGATCAGGGAAGATGCCACCCAGATGATTCAGTCCTTGATGAAAAAGGTGCAAACCGCTGCTCCGGAGCGTTGCTCGAATGCCAGTCTGGATGCAGCCTGGAAATCGATCGCACCGCATACAGACCCGCGCTTCAAAGAAGAATTACGCGGCTTTGCAGAAGGGACGGGCATGTCGTTAAAAATGCTGCAGAGGGCACATGCTATGCCTGTGGTAATGGACTACTCCTGCAGCAGTATCGCCGCCTGGGGTTCAGCTACCAAAGATGGCCATCTCTATCAAACGCGAAACCTGGACTGGTCGATGGATCTCGGCGTGCAGGACTATCCCTGCATTACGGTCTACATTCCTAAGAATGGCGTCCCCCACGTGAATCCCACCTTCGCCGGTTTCATCGGTGCCAATACGGGCATGAACGCGAAAGGAATTGTCCTTTCGGAAATGGGAGACTCCCCCGGTAAAGATTATCCTTTCGATATGAACGGCGTGCATTTCACAACACTGTTTCGGCAGGTCATGTACGACGCCGACGGATTGGAACAGGCAATCGACATTTTCAAAAATGCGAAACGGATGAAAAAGTATCACTATGTGGTCGGCGACGGTGCCAATCTAGGTGCCGTCAAGATGCTGGCCCACGCGCCTGATCTGAAAATCTGGGGAGACAATGATCCCAATGACGAACTGGCGCCAGCCGTCATGAAAAACCTGGTCTATCAGGACGAAGGCCGCGGGGCATTTGGCCCCTTGCAAAAAGTCTACGGCAAAATCGGTGCCCCGGAAATGATTGACATCGCCTGCCAGATTCCCATCAAAGGCGGAAACATTCTGGACGTGGTCTACGATGCCACCGCACTGGAACTCTGGGTCTCCTACGCCGAAAAGCAGAACGAAGCCTATCAACGCCCCTTCGTGCACTTCAAACTGAAAGACTATCTGAAGTGA
- a CDS encoding serine hydrolase domain-containing protein — translation MIDRNRRWFRLRMFLGYVVVIFLCQIDSVELLAQPSHDRQILFNRLNRLISKGIEQGVLVGAQAAVGSTSGTPTTKSYGVIAPQSTSAVNDETQFCIGSCSKPIAAACIMTLRDSGELSFEQSIDKWIPETRQWELEDGQNLTRAPNMKELLTHRAGIYSQKAQPMTARQTRAIRDFEQSLEESVKLIQQQKLISQPGEKYAYSGAGYCLAGYIAEKVTSKRFEDLLQERLCSPLGMKHTTYFPDIEQSGNIACPGARGRNGKLLAHQGAPHLWGKKLKFPLIGGSLYTTASDTGLFASMILNRGKNSRKQVLSREAWQFMISRQYPSQRYGLGWGLTIQNGQTTAVQHSGALLGYRGLIHIDLEENRYVVVYWTLTDVRDARGKNFSRALQQVVR, via the coding sequence ATGATTGACAGAAATCGCCGCTGGTTCCGGCTTCGAATGTTCCTGGGATATGTCGTCGTCATCTTTCTCTGTCAGATTGACTCAGTTGAGTTGCTGGCTCAACCATCGCACGATCGGCAGATTTTATTCAATCGCCTTAACAGACTGATTTCCAAGGGGATTGAACAGGGAGTTCTGGTCGGTGCACAAGCTGCCGTCGGTTCAACAAGCGGCACTCCAACGACGAAATCGTATGGGGTCATTGCGCCACAATCAACATCAGCGGTGAATGATGAGACTCAATTCTGCATTGGATCTTGTTCAAAGCCAATCGCTGCTGCCTGTATTATGACGCTCAGAGACAGCGGTGAACTATCATTTGAGCAGTCCATTGATAAGTGGATTCCGGAAACACGTCAGTGGGAGCTGGAAGACGGCCAGAATCTGACCAGGGCGCCGAATATGAAAGAATTGCTTACGCATCGAGCGGGCATCTATTCTCAAAAAGCACAGCCGATGACAGCCAGGCAGACCCGTGCGATTCGTGATTTTGAACAGAGTTTGGAAGAATCGGTCAAACTGATTCAACAGCAAAAGCTGATTAGCCAGCCCGGAGAAAAGTATGCCTACAGCGGGGCTGGATATTGTCTGGCTGGTTATATTGCTGAGAAAGTCACCAGCAAACGCTTTGAGGATCTATTGCAGGAGCGCCTCTGCTCTCCATTGGGAATGAAACATACAACCTATTTTCCGGATATCGAACAGTCGGGAAATATAGCATGCCCCGGAGCGCGCGGTAGAAACGGGAAACTGCTCGCTCACCAGGGGGCACCTCATCTTTGGGGAAAGAAACTCAAATTTCCGCTGATCGGAGGCAGTCTTTACACAACCGCATCCGATACAGGTCTGTTTGCAAGTATGATCCTGAATCGCGGTAAAAACTCGCGGAAGCAGGTATTGAGCCGCGAGGCCTGGCAGTTTATGATCAGTCGACAGTATCCCAGTCAGAGATACGGTCTGGGTTGGGGCCTGACGATACAAAACGGGCAAACGACGGCTGTGCAGCATTCAGGAGCACTGTTGGGATATCGGGGTCTGATCCATATAGATCTCGAAGAAAACCGATATGTTGTCGTGTACTGGACTCTGACTGACGTGAGAGATGCCCGCGGCAAAAACTTCTCTCGCGCTTTGCAGCAGGTGGTTCGTTAA
- a CDS encoding alpha/beta hydrolase: MTSGFKNMIIAVIILPTLLSVSLYAQQQQPVRLNPDDLLLYRDEAGKVSKVQTPSDWQKRRKEIIHGMEKVMGPFPGEDQRVALDVKILEEVKLDKYTRQLITYQSSPGSRTPAYLCIPHSAKDGKKVPAVLCLHPTDNKVGHQVALGLGGREGRQYAAELAERGYVTIAPAYPHLANYWPNLGKLGFVSGTMKAIWDNSRAIDLLESLDYVDLSRGVGAIGHSLGGHNAIYTAVFDPRVSAIVSSCGFDSYRDYYNAAERVWYFGKGWCQIRYMPRMSDYRGKLDEIPFDFPELLGALAPRPVYVNAPLHDSNFRWKSVDQCAESAQPVYELLGAKDKLVIDHPDCDHNFPLEQRNRAYQLFDSVLKD, encoded by the coding sequence ATGACCTCTGGTTTTAAGAACATGATCATCGCTGTGATCATTCTGCCTACATTATTATCAGTTTCCCTTTATGCACAACAGCAACAGCCGGTGCGTCTCAACCCCGACGATCTGCTGCTGTACCGGGATGAAGCAGGCAAAGTCAGCAAAGTCCAGACACCGTCCGACTGGCAAAAACGACGGAAAGAAATCATTCATGGGATGGAAAAAGTCATGGGACCATTCCCCGGAGAAGACCAGCGAGTCGCTTTGGATGTGAAAATCCTCGAAGAGGTTAAACTCGACAAATATACGCGGCAGCTAATCACCTATCAGTCGTCACCCGGTTCCCGAACACCGGCCTACCTTTGTATTCCCCATTCAGCAAAGGATGGAAAGAAGGTTCCGGCGGTGCTCTGTCTACATCCGACTGACAACAAGGTGGGCCATCAAGTCGCTTTGGGACTGGGGGGACGGGAAGGGAGGCAGTACGCTGCCGAACTGGCGGAGCGGGGGTATGTCACTATTGCGCCCGCTTACCCTCATCTGGCAAATTACTGGCCGAATCTGGGCAAGCTGGGATTTGTGAGTGGCACGATGAAAGCGATCTGGGACAATTCACGGGCGATTGACCTGCTTGAGTCTCTGGATTACGTCGATCTAAGTCGGGGAGTGGGAGCCATCGGTCATTCTCTGGGCGGTCATAATGCCATCTACACGGCGGTCTTTGATCCCCGCGTTTCTGCCATCGTCAGCAGTTGCGGCTTTGATTCCTATCGCGATTATTACAATGCCGCCGAACGCGTCTGGTATTTCGGCAAAGGCTGGTGCCAGATTCGCTACATGCCTCGGATGTCGGACTACCGCGGAAAGCTGGACGAAATTCCCTTCGATTTTCCGGAACTGCTCGGCGCACTGGCACCACGGCCCGTGTATGTCAACGCACCCCTCCACGATTCCAACTTCCGTTGGAAAAGTGTTGATCAGTGTGCCGAGAGCGCCCAACCTGTGTATGAGTTGCTGGGAGCAAAAGACAAGCTGGTTATCGATCACCCGGATTGTGATCACAACTTTCCGCTGGAACAACGCAACCGTGCTTACCAGCTGTTTGACTCCGTTTTGAAAGACTGA
- a CDS encoding potassium channel family protein: MFKHLLRRRLPLFVEFFSAFVRYASYVREVFVALLLSLLLGAFLIWRFENLDFGDAVYFTLITGLTIGYGDITPETPLGKLISVCIGLIGMVVVGLTIAIATRALNETAKRHMHLEQEDQHSQNSSSTSHSN, from the coding sequence ATGTTTAAGCATTTACTTCGCAGACGCCTTCCGCTTTTTGTTGAATTCTTCAGTGCCTTCGTGCGTTATGCCTCTTATGTGCGAGAGGTCTTCGTGGCACTCCTGTTAAGCCTGTTGCTGGGCGCGTTTCTGATCTGGCGATTTGAGAATCTCGACTTTGGAGATGCCGTCTATTTTACACTGATCACCGGGCTCACAATTGGTTACGGCGATATTACACCTGAAACACCGCTGGGAAAACTGATCAGTGTCTGCATCGGCCTGATTGGGATGGTCGTAGTAGGCCTCACCATTGCCATTGCGACGCGTGCCTTGAATGAAACAGCAAAACGACACATGCACCTTGAACAAGAAGATCAGCATTCACAAAATTCGTCTTCTACCTCACACTCCAATTGA
- a CDS encoding M20 metallopeptidase family protein encodes MTGLDSKLFEQIVSFRRELHAEPELSWHEHKTSDRIAAFLDQLGIPCKRGIAGTGIIADLPGEHDLPFVALRADMDALPIQEETGLPFASQVPGVMHACGHDGHTSMLLGAAALLAQEKHRPAPIRFLFQPAEETGSGAKKMIEEGVLENVALIFGGHLDRHFPAGTVAVTDGPVNASSDQFHIKIHGQGGHAARPHEAIDSVVVGSLLVMALQTIVSREVNPAHPSVVTVGHFEAGTASNVIASSAQLDGSIRAQEQSVRESLHRSIERIARSIGELHNAIIEVTIDLGTPPLSNPPNIAELSRDAVRSSFGEEALRKLEIANMGGEDFAYYMEQIPGCYVRFGSVLAGKEGYPAHSSRFDFDEQALNVGATYYHAVALAAGRRLLEQGE; translated from the coding sequence ATGACGGGATTAGATTCAAAACTGTTTGAGCAAATTGTATCATTTCGGCGCGAGTTGCACGCTGAGCCCGAGTTGAGTTGGCATGAGCACAAAACATCAGATCGGATCGCCGCGTTCTTAGATCAGTTAGGAATTCCCTGCAAACGAGGCATCGCAGGCACCGGGATTATCGCAGACCTTCCCGGAGAGCACGATCTTCCGTTTGTCGCATTGCGTGCCGATATGGACGCCCTGCCGATTCAGGAAGAAACCGGATTGCCTTTTGCCTCCCAGGTTCCTGGAGTGATGCATGCCTGCGGCCACGATGGTCACACCAGCATGCTGCTCGGTGCGGCTGCGTTATTAGCTCAAGAAAAACATCGACCGGCTCCGATTCGGTTCCTGTTTCAACCTGCCGAAGAAACCGGAAGCGGGGCGAAAAAGATGATCGAAGAGGGCGTACTCGAGAATGTCGCGCTGATTTTTGGCGGTCATTTGGATCGGCATTTTCCAGCGGGAACGGTGGCCGTCACCGATGGTCCCGTCAACGCATCCAGCGATCAGTTTCACATCAAAATCCACGGTCAGGGAGGGCATGCTGCCCGCCCTCATGAAGCCATTGACTCTGTGGTCGTCGGGTCTCTGTTGGTGATGGCCTTGCAAACAATCGTTTCGCGAGAAGTCAACCCGGCTCATCCGTCGGTGGTGACCGTCGGTCATTTCGAAGCAGGAACCGCTTCCAATGTCATCGCTTCCAGTGCCCAGCTTGATGGCTCAATCCGTGCTCAAGAGCAGTCAGTCAGAGAGAGTCTGCATCGTTCAATAGAACGCATCGCGCGATCGATTGGTGAACTGCATAACGCGATCATTGAAGTTACGATCGACTTGGGAACGCCGCCACTTTCTAATCCTCCCAACATCGCAGAACTGTCCCGAGACGCAGTACGGAGCTCATTCGGAGAAGAGGCCTTGCGAAAACTCGAAATTGCCAATATGGGGGGAGAAGATTTCGCATATTACATGGAGCAGATACCGGGCTGCTATGTACGGTTCGGCAGCGTGCTGGCAGGGAAAGAAGGATATCCGGCTCACTCCAGCCGATTTGACTTTGATGAGCAGGCTCTGAATGTGGGGGCTACGTATTATCACGCTGTCGCACTGGCCGCGGGACGTCGACTCCTTGAACAGGGAGAGTGA
- a CDS encoding GNAT family N-acetyltransferase, protein MIDIRRARETDAEVISELFHIAYGDSYFYPQYYDIQALKRMILSDDTLFLVAEDSETETVLGTASVVLEVGAHADLVAEFGRLVVHPKGRGQGIGSQLMQARIEFVQDRLHVGIVENRSAHEFSQRISHQHGFHPVGLLPNKFQLGDRESAALYVCHFGHALELRRNHPHLIPEVYPLAKLALENCQLNCDAIIEAEPRAYPHFHQFEVQEMESELYPVLLRFERGRIKQREIFGRMRLHYGLFQLRASHAQYLLAYRDGLMVGAIGFSIDEHERTGKIFELVSLDDSPIYFLVSELVRRCREEYSIDYLEADVSAFSPQMQQTFLENGFLPAAYIPAMIFHEVERLDVVRMVCLLTTWNGDSLQVFEPGKAIADLVDQSLRLRTALPKLMQAVNTAPLFAGLSEEQQQYVAASAELETLEEGHVLFRPDDPADKIRVIISGEVEIQNCHGKTVGTIGVHESLGDLASVSEPSHRVSARVKSEGQAMLFSRDALQQLVHTRPDIGMILFRNHACELADKLQRMNVHALFKQE, encoded by the coding sequence ATGATTGATATTCGTAGAGCCCGGGAGACGGATGCGGAAGTCATTAGCGAATTGTTCCACATCGCCTATGGTGACAGTTATTTTTATCCCCAGTATTACGATATCCAAGCGCTCAAACGCATGATCTTGAGCGATGACACACTGTTTCTGGTCGCTGAAGACTCGGAGACGGAAACGGTTCTCGGCACAGCTTCTGTCGTGCTGGAGGTCGGTGCGCATGCCGATCTTGTGGCCGAATTCGGTCGTCTGGTTGTCCATCCCAAAGGACGCGGACAGGGCATAGGCAGTCAATTGATGCAGGCACGTATTGAATTTGTTCAAGACCGATTGCACGTGGGCATTGTCGAGAATCGAAGTGCCCACGAGTTTTCCCAACGCATTTCCCACCAGCATGGGTTTCATCCCGTCGGATTGCTGCCCAACAAATTTCAACTCGGCGACAGGGAATCAGCGGCCTTATATGTCTGCCACTTCGGGCACGCACTCGAACTGCGTCGTAACCATCCCCACCTCATTCCGGAAGTCTATCCGCTTGCCAAACTTGCACTGGAGAATTGTCAGCTGAATTGTGATGCGATCATTGAAGCCGAGCCACGAGCGTACCCGCATTTCCATCAGTTTGAGGTCCAGGAGATGGAATCCGAACTATACCCCGTTCTGCTCCGTTTTGAGCGGGGTCGCATCAAACAACGGGAAATTTTCGGACGGATGCGACTGCACTATGGTCTGTTTCAACTACGCGCCAGCCATGCACAATACCTGCTCGCGTATCGCGATGGCTTAATGGTGGGCGCGATTGGCTTCTCGATTGATGAACACGAACGAACCGGAAAAATCTTCGAACTCGTTTCTCTGGATGATTCGCCCATTTATTTTCTGGTCTCCGAACTCGTCCGACGCTGCCGGGAAGAATACAGCATTGACTATCTGGAAGCGGACGTCAGTGCCTTCTCGCCGCAAATGCAGCAAACGTTTCTGGAGAACGGTTTTCTACCCGCAGCCTATATTCCGGCGATGATTTTTCATGAAGTCGAACGTCTGGATGTCGTACGTATGGTCTGCCTGCTGACAACCTGGAATGGGGACTCATTACAAGTATTTGAACCGGGCAAGGCCATTGCGGATCTCGTAGATCAATCACTCAGGCTAAGAACGGCTCTCCCCAAACTGATGCAGGCTGTCAACACAGCCCCCTTATTTGCAGGCTTGTCGGAAGAACAACAACAGTACGTGGCAGCTTCAGCCGAACTGGAAACGCTGGAAGAAGGGCATGTGCTGTTTCGACCGGATGATCCCGCTGACAAGATCCGCGTCATCATTTCCGGAGAAGTTGAGATTCAGAATTGTCATGGAAAGACCGTCGGCACGATCGGCGTCCACGAATCGCTGGGCGATCTGGCGTCGGTTTCGGAACCCTCGCATCGCGTTTCGGCACGCGTCAAAAGTGAAGGTCAGGCAATGCTGTTTTCCCGTGACGCACTCCAGCAACTCGTTCACACCCGCCCCGACATCGGCATGATCCTGTTTCGCAATCACGCATGCGAACTGGCTGACAAGTTACAACGCATGAATGTGCATGCCCTCTTCAAACAGGAGTGA